Part of the Rhea pennata isolate bPtePen1 chromosome 17, bPtePen1.pri, whole genome shotgun sequence genome is shown below.
CTGCACACAAGGGAAAGTCTTCACAGCATCAGAGCAAGAATAGATATTTGACACATGCACAAACTGACAATTCATCACAGAAGTAGAAGATTAGACACAGGAGTGTTGAATTTTAACATTGCAACCATTTAAGTCAGCAATGAGAATAACCACActatattttcagcaaaataagctaaagttttaatgaaatttgGTATCCTGCAGATCATCTTGTGATCTACACGATGATGCGTTAGTGTCAAGACTAAAGCTAGGATCAGTCCTGGGTCTTGTTCAAAAGATTAATCTTTGTATAGTCATATTTAATGGATAACCATTAATATGGTTCTTCTCCAATACACCTGCACTACTTTTGAATTCACAATTGTTTTTTGAGGACAAATTTGAAATTCTGTCAATGAACCTCTGTCCCCAGgtaggaggggaaaaacaaacaaagcagcaaaagggATGAGAATCAAATCTTAGACTTAAGGCTAGAATAGCTTATCAAATATTTAAGTTATGCACATTCCTAGTGAAAGTTCCTCTCTGTATCCAAagggaaaatatgaaatacaggaaTATAAGCTCAGTGTACAGCTCTTAATATGGACCTATATATTGTAGGTCCGTACGAAGCAAAAGTAGTGCTTTTTCTCAGGAAGTTGCCACCGTTTGGCTGTATGCTCCATAAACACAACAGCTAATAAAGACTTTAAAACACATGACTTAAAAATTCATCATCGAAAGTACCTCCTACTTTTTGTTTAGGGAGTGAATGACAATAGGATCTAGCAAGAGAAAGGAAGTATGATCTTTTAAAACTCAATTCATCATACAAAAAGATTCAGTGAAGCCAAATCTAAGTACCAAGCCCTCTACTTTCCAGACAAAGCAGTTACAAGCCTGATAATAACATACAATATATGTATCTCAGCTCTAAAAAGAAGCCAGAATTTCGATATGTCCAAGAGGAGTTCTGTCATACAACAGCAGACAATGTTTttgtcagaaatatttatttaattaaacaaaacttaaaCCGATGCACATGTAGCCAAGTTAACACTCCCTAATAAGACAAGCCTGTCGGTCAAGACCAAAGTTATCTTCGCTTCTGGAAAATGTTGCCACGGCCCATACCACGGCCTCTTCCTCTTGCAgccactgaaaagaaaacatttgggATGACATGAATTTGATATAACTGCATCTTTATCTTGgcagctgagaaataaaaacGTAAATGATTCTCAAAGTCTCTTGCTTAGCAGCAAGGAAACGAGGCTACAGCGCAGAGTTCAGAAGTTGTGTTCTGTGAGAAGAACCAGGACTAATGGTTTCACAGTCTTGTCACTTAAAACAATGCAGCGTATACTGAGAATGAAATATTAACACACTCTGTATATATTCCAATCTGACTTACAAACCTGTACCACAGGCGATTTGTATCATGGTACAGTTGCTGTGCCAGAGATTTCACTGATGTTGAAAACCTTGCACTAAGATTTGAAACAGAATTCAACATGTTCCAGTAGGTATTACACCTCCACTCATACTCACTGCGCTTGCTACAGTTAACAGAGGACTTTGCAGCCCACAAGTATTACTCAAACTTGTTATAACTACACCACTCACATAAGAAAAACGCTAGTGAGGGAAAACTGCAGAATGGCTAGCAGTTACAATAGCCCGATTACTTAAGTATTATCTTAATatataaatctatttttctacAAAAGCTCAAGAACACTTTCCTCCTTCTCTAAGTGGTCTAAACAGCTAGCGACCACATTCTCCGGAGAACACCAAAATGAAGACGTATGCAAAGCCAAAATGAAGACGTATGCAAAGCCTCAGTATAACTAACAGGACAGCTTACTGCATGTAAGTTATCTTCACATCAATATTGCTCATTTTGACAACAACTGAGAAGTTTGAAGACAAAATATACAGGGAGGAAACACTCCAACAACATTGGAACCACTAATTATTCTGCATCTTATGTTATCTTCTTCCTCAATGATACAGATAAGAACTTTCCTGTTCCTCCATAGCAAAATGCTAAAGGTGATATAGGGGGAAGGGACCCATAAACAAGTGACACTCACCTTGAGCTTTGAGAATAGCTGCTTTTCCTCGCCCAGCCCCAGAACCCTGGTTTTTATTCTTCATGCTCTTTAACATAGGAGCATTCTTCAACATATCTGGCAAGATGAGAAACCGTATCTTGCTACCTCTGATGTAGACCTGTTCAAGCTGTGCCACTCTGCCATCTCTGTACGTCACTGTTATGTTAGACATCTGCAAAGCAAAAGATCAGTCAATGTTTACAGAGGCCTCCAACGCAGTTTAGTATtcccatttctctctccttcaggaTTCTGACTCAGACTCCTCTGAGGGAAAGCTATCTGGGTCAAGTACTAGTCATTTCAACAGAAAGCCTTTCTAGGTCTGTTTTGAGATTTTGGAGCAAGTATAGACTTTTCAGAAATTGCAGCAAGTTGGTAGGCTTGCACCATGAGAACATCAATTAAGTAGgcacaaaaaacaaagcatggtaatcatgattattttaattataaaaagcGACCTCTGTACATGCAGTTTCTCTCACTTAAATTTTAGTGTTTCCTTACTACATAATCAGAGTAACTTGTATCTGATTTTCTTGGCTGACTACAATATGGTAGGCAATTGATTCAGGGTAATACACTTAAGTGAGATACAGCAACAAGAGCAGATGAAATACATAGCTTGCTTACAAGATAGTGCTAAGGAACACACAGCCAGGATTCAAGTATCAAAGCCAAGTACTTCCTTCTAGACTGAGGTTGTTGTGACACAAGGTATCCAGGACCATTTGCACATAATGCTAAGCCTATTACCAGTCAAGCAGgcccaacattttttttttctgtccagtCTGAGCCAAAACAAACtcttagagaaataaaacatagcTCTGTTTTCTCACATTAAGTCGCTTTTAATAAAGCTTTACTTGTCTTAAGCATTAAGGAAGCATTTTGATTTGAACAATATGATTTCTATCTAAATATCAAACAAATTTAAGCCTTGTTAGGATGcctgaaataaaagcttccaTTGCTCAACTGAAGCCTTTTTTAATCTTAAGCCCAGAGCAATAAAGGGAAAAACCCAAGCAGAAATACTGTTCATAGAACAAAATCTTAGAAGATCCAAACGCTACTGACAGGTCTTCCCAGTCCTACTCtaaacacagaaagaataagCTCTGTCCTCTTTGGAGCAATCAGCAATCCTGAGTTCATTTCACTATGGCAAAGGCATGCAGCGACAGGTTTTTTATAATAACACAGAAAGCAACAGCCTTTATATCAAACTACTGATAAGCTAGTGATCGGCCATGGCTGGTACAGGAGGGTCagccccccttcccccagcGGGGGCAGGTGTACCTGGCAGTTCATGTTGTCTTCAGCTTCGATAAGCTTGCCCCGGTAGACTTCTCCTGTGTTGGTCTCGCATGTCACGATGTGGCCTTCCGCCTCGTGCAGGACTTTAATGGGCACCCCGATCGACATGTCTGCAGAGCTGCGGCTCTACCCTGCgacaaggaaaagcaaaggaagcagtCTTTGAAGTTAAGTTCTCCCTATACAGGCCAGGGGCTTCTCAAGTTTAAAGgcctgaatttttttctcttttgacgAGAAATGCCCCGTGCTTTGGTGAAACATTAATAAGGCTCCTCCACGGAGGCGGCTAGAGGGAGAAAACACTGAAGCATCAGCGGGAATTCTCTGCcggcagagggaaggagaaacgACCCCAacgccggggaggggggcgccggggaggggggcgccgGGATCGCCGCACCGCGGCCGCTCCCgagcgcggcggcccgcgggcaGCGCAGCCGCgtgcggggcgcggggcccggcccaccccgcggccccgctcaGGCGCTCCCCACGGCTACGGGCCCCAGCGCAAGAGCCCCAGCGCTCCCGGCTCCGGCCCGGctccggcccggcgccgccgcggccgccgctgctcACCGCCCGCAACCACCTCAGCCCGGGCCCGCGCGCAGCCCCTAATGGCCTCCTCCAGCTTCCCGCCGTGCACCGCGCCGGAAGCGGAAAGCGGCCCTCGGGGGGAGCGGCGCCTtcccgccccggcgcgcggggccggccgggccgcggcgccctggcACGATGgttccgccgccgccgccggccgcggagGGGCTGCCGCaggcgcggccggcgccgcccgggctgcccgcgggcggccccggcacccGCCCGCCGGGCGAGCCGCCCCTTGTcccgccgtgccgcgccgcgccgcggcgccccgcggccaggccgcgctgccccgccccgccctgcccccgctccgcggccgggCGGAGCCAGCGCCGCGCCAGGCAcgccgggccccggggccgggccggctgGCGGGGCCGCCAGTGAGCGggcggcagccccgccgccgccgccgccatgagGAGCCCCCGCGAGGC
Proteins encoded:
- the SNRPD3 gene encoding small nuclear ribonucleoprotein Sm D3, encoding MSIGVPIKVLHEAEGHIVTCETNTGEVYRGKLIEAEDNMNCQMSNITVTYRDGRVAQLEQVYIRGSKIRFLILPDMLKNAPMLKSMKNKNQGSGAGRGKAAILKAQVAARGRGRGMGRGNIFQKRR